A genome region from Setaria italica strain Yugu1 chromosome III, Setaria_italica_v2.0, whole genome shotgun sequence includes the following:
- the LOC101773614 gene encoding beta-glucuronosyltransferase GlcAT14B: MGTGMGGAKGGAGGGGWLPGERWWRVLFLALAAVSFLISLILLFLSAPRLRLPGVAPSASAAAVSTVRRGPDAPPCLAYLLIGARGDGRRLLRLLLAVYHPRNRYVLHLSADAPDDERRSLAAGVFAAAPAVGAFENVAVVGNPTAGTPVGSSGLAGTLRAAAVLLRLHPDWDWFVTLNAADYPLVTQDDLIHALSSVPRDLNFIYHTSNIGSKEPEKVQQIIVDAGIYLSGRTNFFRATQKRPAPEAFKFFTGSPWVILNRRFIEYCVLAWENLPRILLMYFNNIIQPQEGYFHSVICNSLEFRNFTVNNDLRFMQRDDPAQTEAPFLSREHYGQMVDSGAPFARPFRENDPLLDQIDGNILKRWSRGPVPGAWCSGTKRWFSDPCSQWGNVNIVRPGPQAVKLHQYVNQTLEEAKSRSNSCRR, from the exons ATGGGCACGGGGATGGGGGGTGCgaaagggggcgcgggcggcggaggctggTTGCCCGgcgagcggtggtggcgggtCCTCTTCCTCGCGCTGGCTGCCGTCTCCTTCCTCatctccctcatcctcctcttcctctccgcTCCGCGCCTCCGGCTCCCGGGCGTCGccccgtccgcctccgccgccgccgtttccACCGTCCGGCGAGGGCCCGACGCGCCGCCCTGCCTCGCCTACCTCCTCatcggcgcgcgcggcgacgggcggcggctcctcaggctcctcctcgcGGTCTACCACCCGCGCAACCGGTACGTGCTCCACCTCTCCGCCGACGCGCCCGACGACGAGCGCCGGAGCCTAGCCGCCGGGGtcttcgccgccgcgcccgcggttGGAGCGTTCGAGAACGTTGCTGTTGTCGGCAACCCCACCGCGGGGACGCCCGTGGGCTCCTCCGGGCTCGCTGGCACGCTCCGAGCTGCGGCCGTGCTGCTCCGGCTACACCCTGACTGGGACTGGTTCGTCACCCTCAACGCCGCTGACTATCCCCTCGTCACCCAGGACG ACCTGATTCATGCCCTATCCTCTGTTCCAAGGGACCTTAACTTCATTTACCACACCAGTAACATTGGATCAAAAGA ACCTGAGAAAGTTCAACAAATTATAGTCGATGCTGGAATTTACTTGTCAGGGAGAACCAACTTCTTTCGAGCAACACAGAAACGACCAGCTCCTGAGGCTTTCAAGTTCTTCACAG GTTCTCCATGGGTCATTTTAAACCGGCGGTTTATAGAGTACTGCGTTCTTGCTTGGGAGAATCTCCCTCGGATTCTTCTCATGTACTTCAACAACATAATACAACCCCAGGAAGGATATTTCCACTCAGTCATCTGCAACTCACTGGAGTTCCGCAATTTCACTGTGAACAACGACTTGAGGTTTATGCAGCGGGATGATCCAGCTCAGACAGAGGCCCCTTTTCTGAGCCGGGAACACTACGGTCAGATGGTGGATAGTGGGGCGCCTTTTGCAAGGCCGTTTCGGGAGAACGATCCTCTGCTGGACCAGATCGACGGCAATATACTCAAGCGTTGGAGCCGTGGACCTGTTCCTGGTGCCTGGTGCTCAGGGACGAAGAGGTGGTTCAGTGATCCATGTTCCCAGTGGGGCAACGTGAACATTGTGAGACCAGGCCCTCAAGCTGTGAAGTTGCACCAATACGTAAATCAGACTTTAGAAGAAGCAAAGTCTAGGAGCAACTCATGCAGGCGGTAG